In one window of Venenivibrio stagnispumantis DNA:
- a CDS encoding mechanosensitive ion channel family protein has protein sequence MLKFLGKIVEKNQIEIDDVIFNIFKKSSILVIILITLYIASKFLELPEHHSKIIDKLFSSVLIFTISVIIANILSELFKFYVRKNNLLSAPTGIINFLIKSLVILLGIITIFDIWGIPVNHFITALGIGGLAVSLALQPVLSNFFSGLNIIASKQIKIGDFVKLETGEEGYVHDITWMNTVIKTLQNNFLIVPNSKLASSIILNYFMPEPEILEIIPVSVSYNSDLNKVKDITLKVAKYIQENEEEAVKNYQPKIFFTNFGDSGIEFNVVLRVKDRTVRPELRDKFIMKLFEEYNKEKIEIPYPTRTVLLKNIEN, from the coding sequence TTGTTAAAATTTTTAGGTAAAATAGTTGAAAAAAACCAAATAGAGATTGATGATGTAATCTTTAATATTTTTAAAAAATCATCAATATTGGTTATTATATTAATTACATTATATATTGCCTCTAAATTTTTAGAGCTTCCGGAACACCACTCAAAGATAATAGATAAATTATTTTCATCGGTATTAATATTTACTATTTCTGTTATTATTGCAAACATACTCAGCGAGTTGTTTAAATTTTATGTAAGAAAGAATAATTTATTATCTGCACCGACCGGTATCATAAATTTTCTTATAAAAAGTTTAGTTATACTTCTTGGAATAATCACTATTTTTGATATATGGGGCATTCCGGTTAATCATTTTATTACAGCACTTGGTATAGGTGGATTGGCAGTTTCTTTGGCTTTACAGCCTGTTTTATCTAACTTTTTTTCCGGATTAAATATAATAGCTTCAAAACAAATAAAAATAGGTGATTTTGTTAAATTAGAAACAGGAGAAGAGGGTTATGTCCATGATATAACATGGATGAATACTGTTATAAAAACATTGCAGAATAATTTTTTGATAGTTCCAAACTCAAAACTTGCAAGCTCTATTATTTTAAATTATTTTATGCCTGAACCAGAAATTTTAGAAATCATACCTGTATCAGTTAGCTATAATAGCGATTTGAATAAAGTTAAAGATATAACATTAAAAGTGGCAAAATATATACAGGAAAATGAAGAAGAAGCCGTAAAAAATTACCAGCCGAAAATCTTTTTTACAAATTTTGGAGATTCAGGTATAGAATTTAATGTAGTTTTAAGGGTGAAAGATAGAACTGTAAGACCAGAGCTTAGGGATAAATTTATAATGAAGCTATTTGAAGAATACAACAAAGAGAAAATTGAAATTCCTTATCCAACCAGAACAGTTTTGTTGAAAAATATTGAAAATTAA
- the prfB gene encoding peptide chain release factor 2: MLLEDIKLKIENINEKFNLIKEILKPEKLQEELKKLDEEMGNPDFWNDTKKAKEISAKRTMVAEQLQEINSLIKKVEDINELLQLIEEEPELMDEFSNQLSEVEKEIEKFELNSLLSGEFDSKNAILTLQAGSGGVEACDWTQMLMRMYLRWAEKKGFDIEIIDYQPDDVAGVKSTTILIKGLYAYGYLKGEQGVHRLVRISPFDANKRRHTSFAAVSVIPEIDEDINIEIKEEDLRIDTYRASGAGGQHVNKTDSAVRITHIPTGIVVACQSERSQLQNKLKAMQMLKAKLYQLELQKQKEKQKELEGEKKDITWGSQIRSYVFQPYQLVKDLRTGYETGNIEAVMDGEIDEFINSYLKWSAKSNG; encoded by the coding sequence ATGCTTTTAGAAGATATTAAATTAAAGATAGAAAATATAAATGAGAAATTTAATTTGATTAAAGAGATTTTAAAACCTGAGAAATTGCAGGAAGAGCTAAAAAAACTTGATGAAGAGATGGGAAATCCGGATTTTTGGAATGATACCAAAAAAGCAAAGGAAATCTCTGCAAAAAGAACAATGGTTGCAGAGCAACTACAAGAGATTAACTCTTTAATAAAAAAAGTAGAAGATATAAATGAGTTATTACAACTGATAGAAGAAGAACCGGAACTTATGGATGAGTTTTCAAATCAGTTATCAGAAGTTGAAAAAGAGATAGAAAAATTTGAGTTAAATAGTTTATTATCAGGAGAGTTTGATAGTAAAAATGCAATCTTAACCTTACAAGCCGGTTCAGGTGGTGTAGAAGCTTGCGACTGGACACAGATGCTTATGAGAATGTATCTAAGATGGGCAGAGAAAAAAGGTTTTGATATAGAGATAATAGATTATCAACCGGATGATGTAGCAGGTGTAAAAAGCACAACAATTTTAATAAAAGGATTATATGCTTACGGATATTTAAAGGGAGAACAAGGGGTTCATAGATTAGTTAGAATATCTCCATTTGATGCAAACAAAAGAAGACATACTTCTTTTGCAGCAGTTTCTGTAATACCGGAAATAGATGAAGATATAAATATTGAGATAAAAGAAGAAGATTTAAGAATAGACACATATAGAGCAAGCGGAGCAGGTGGACAGCATGTAAATAAAACAGATTCAGCTGTAAGAATAACCCATATTCCAACAGGCATAGTTGTAGCGTGTCAAAGTGAAAGGTCTCAACTTCAAAACAAATTAAAAGCAATGCAGATGTTAAAAGCAAAATTATATCAGCTTGAACTTCAAAAACAAAAAGAAAAACAGAAAGAGCTTGAAGGAGAAAAAAAAGATATAACTTGGGGTAGCCAGATAAGGTCTTATGTATTTCAACCTTACCAGCTTGTAAAAGATTTAAGAACCGGATATGAAACAGGAAATATAGAAGCAGTTATGGATGGAGAAATTGATGAATTTATAAATAGTTATCTAAAATGGAGTGCAAAAAGCAATGGATAA
- the queC gene encoding 7-cyano-7-deazaguanine synthase QueC gives MDNIIILLSGGMDSATLLWLAKKEFKKIYTISFDYGQKHNIELKFAKELSELAKVEKHFIVEIPHLKNLEGNALTDKNLEIPSENYPDDPPITTVPMRNLTFLSIAAAFADTYEIENIGIGIHSVDSPYPDCRAEFASAVEAAINASSIMVAKKKNRIRVYTPFLGKTKTDILKLGLELGVPYEKTYSCYKGTIPPCGECATCLQRKEAFESVGLKDYIEVNDE, from the coding sequence ATGGATAATATAATTATTTTGCTATCTGGTGGAATGGATAGTGCAACATTATTATGGCTTGCAAAAAAAGAGTTTAAAAAAATATACACAATATCATTTGATTATGGACAAAAGCATAATATAGAGCTTAAATTTGCAAAAGAGTTATCTGAGTTAGCCAAAGTAGAAAAACATTTTATAGTAGAAATTCCACATCTTAAAAATTTAGAAGGGAATGCATTAACAGATAAAAATTTAGAAATTCCGTCAGAAAATTATCCGGATGACCCACCTATAACCACAGTGCCAATGAGAAATCTAACTTTTTTATCAATAGCAGCAGCATTTGCAGATACATATGAGATTGAGAATATAGGTATAGGCATTCATTCTGTTGATTCGCCATATCCAGATTGTAGGGCAGAGTTTGCATCTGCTGTTGAAGCTGCTATTAATGCATCATCTATAATGGTTGCAAAAAAGAAAAACAGAATCAGGGTATATACACCATTCTTAGGTAAAACAAAAACTGATATACTAAAATTAGGCTTAGAACTTGGAGTGCCTTATGAAAAAACATATTCTTGCTACAAAGGAACAATACCACCTTGTGGTGAATGTGCTACCTGCTTACAAAGAAAAGAAGCTTTTGAATCGGTTGGATTAAAAGATTATATAGAGGTAAATGATGAGTAA
- the topA gene encoding type I DNA topoisomerase — MSKNKIVIVESPKKAKEIQKFLGKDFIVEATIGHFKDLPEDELAVDLESFEPKFVIKSKKHKDILSKIKKIAENSEVIIATDPDREGYAIGYFMFEELKKKTKDIKRAEFHEITKEHIQENIKNALPFEKTNFGLFNAFLGRRVGDRIVGYIISPVASREIGGRYSVGRVQSPAVRLIIEREREIQSFIPKAYYLINTTLTKSNIDFNAFYTENKKSIESSKIEDKEVAEKIYNQIKEEKFAIVEKIEKKEIKKSPKAPFTTSTLQQTANSQLGFSPEKTMQLAQDLFEAGLITYHRTDSTRISEKAIIGIRELIKQLFSENYLPKNPRQYKSKNTQADAHEAIRITNFVDIKEQENLIKEKGLTNDHFKLLKLIYERTLACQMADAIFDRTNVWLKIGDYTFGTSGSILRFSGYKAIYEDEEKEETIKLPSLEKGEKVEIKDIKIEEKWTKPPARYTEGSLIKKLEELGIGRPSTYATIIKTIKDRGYVIKEGNSLKPTENAFHLIDYLNQKYHWVIDYEFTKKMEDFLDEVEENKKNWKDFVKQLYEKSKPTKINGVSKKMLDYALDLAKKHNIDITDILEHPEKIKEFINQYADNKPSEKQIAYAKSLAEKTGLKLDDKILQDKKAIKKWIDKAKKEAMKNYNLSEKQKNILIKAGKEDLLQNPEKALKWLNSYLKKYKKK; from the coding sequence ATGAGTAAAAATAAAATAGTTATCGTAGAATCACCAAAAAAAGCAAAAGAGATACAAAAATTTCTCGGAAAAGATTTTATAGTAGAAGCTACCATAGGACATTTTAAAGATTTACCGGAAGATGAGCTTGCAGTAGATTTAGAAAGTTTTGAACCAAAATTTGTTATAAAATCTAAAAAACATAAAGATATATTATCAAAAATAAAAAAAATTGCAGAAAATTCTGAGGTTATAATAGCAACAGACCCTGATAGAGAAGGATATGCAATAGGATATTTTATGTTTGAAGAGTTAAAAAAGAAAACAAAAGATATAAAAAGAGCAGAATTTCACGAAATAACAAAAGAACATATTCAAGAAAATATAAAAAATGCACTGCCCTTTGAAAAAACAAATTTTGGATTATTTAATGCTTTTCTTGGCAGACGGGTAGGAGATAGAATTGTTGGATATATTATATCACCAGTAGCATCAAGAGAAATAGGCGGAAGATACAGCGTTGGAAGAGTCCAATCTCCAGCAGTTAGATTAATAATAGAAAGAGAAAGAGAAATCCAATCATTTATACCAAAGGCTTACTATCTTATAAATACAACTTTAACAAAATCCAACATAGATTTTAATGCTTTTTATACAGAAAATAAAAAGAGTATAGAAAGTTCTAAAATAGAAGATAAAGAAGTTGCAGAAAAGATATATAATCAGATAAAAGAAGAAAAATTTGCAATCGTAGAAAAAATAGAAAAAAAAGAGATAAAAAAATCACCAAAAGCACCATTTACAACATCTACATTGCAACAAACCGCAAACTCACAGCTTGGATTTTCGCCAGAAAAAACTATGCAACTTGCACAGGATTTATTTGAAGCAGGACTTATCACATACCATAGAACAGATAGCACAAGAATATCAGAAAAAGCTATCATAGGAATAAGAGAGTTAATAAAACAGTTATTTTCTGAAAATTATCTTCCAAAAAACCCAAGACAGTATAAATCTAAAAATACACAGGCAGATGCCCATGAAGCAATAAGAATAACAAATTTCGTAGATATAAAAGAGCAGGAAAATCTTATAAAAGAAAAAGGATTAACAAATGACCATTTTAAATTATTAAAACTTATATATGAAAGAACCTTAGCTTGCCAGATGGCAGATGCAATATTTGATAGAACTAATGTATGGCTAAAAATAGGAGATTATACATTTGGAACTTCCGGCTCAATTCTAAGATTTAGTGGATATAAAGCAATATATGAAGATGAAGAAAAAGAAGAAACAATAAAACTTCCATCTTTGGAAAAAGGAGAAAAGGTAGAGATCAAAGATATTAAAATTGAAGAAAAATGGACTAAACCACCGGCAAGATACACAGAAGGAAGCCTGATAAAAAAACTTGAAGAGCTTGGAATAGGAAGACCTTCAACTTATGCAACAATTATTAAAACGATAAAAGATAGAGGATATGTAATAAAGGAAGGAAATTCATTAAAACCAACAGAAAATGCTTTTCATCTTATAGATTATCTTAATCAAAAATATCATTGGGTTATAGATTATGAATTCACAAAAAAGATGGAAGATTTTCTTGATGAAGTAGAAGAAAATAAGAAAAATTGGAAGGATTTTGTTAAACAGCTATATGAAAAATCAAAACCAACCAAAATAAATGGAGTTTCCAAAAAGATGCTTGATTATGCGTTAGATTTGGCAAAAAAACATAATATAGATATAACTGATATATTAGAGCATCCAGAAAAAATTAAAGAGTTTATAAACCAATATGCAGATAATAAACCTTCTGAAAAACAGATAGCATATGCTAAATCTCTTGCAGAAAAAACCGGATTAAAACTTGATGATAAAATATTACAGGACAAAAAAGCAATAAAAAAATGGATAGATAAAGCAAAAAAGGAAGCTATGAAAAATTATAATTTATCAGAAAAACAAAAAAATATATTGATAAAAGCAGGAAAAGAAGATTTGCTCCAAAATCCGGAAAAAGCATTAAAATGGTTAAACAGTTATTTGAAAAAGTATAAGAAAAAATGA
- the gatC gene encoding Asp-tRNA(Asn)/Glu-tRNA(Gln) amidotransferase subunit GatC, translating into MKEIKKEDVIAIAKLAKLSLKQEEIELFSKQFADIVSFIEKLNEVDTGDIKPFYELTTTESFMREDIPHVSLSNEEALKNAPDKEGGFFKVPRIVGES; encoded by the coding sequence ATGAAAGAGATTAAAAAGGAAGATGTAATAGCTATTGCTAAGCTTGCAAAATTAAGTTTAAAACAGGAAGAGATAGAGCTTTTTTCAAAACAGTTTGCAGATATAGTTTCTTTTATTGAGAAATTAAATGAAGTTGATACAGGGGATATAAAACCATTTTATGAATTAACTACCACAGAAAGCTTTATGAGGGAAGATATTCCACATGTATCCTTATCAAATGAAGAAGCATTGAAAAATGCACCGGATAAAGAAGGAGGATTTTTCAAAGTTCCAAGGATTGTAGGAGAAAGTTAA
- the recA gene encoding recombinase RecA, with protein sequence MDNLDLEVKKKALETAISQIEKRYGKGSIMTFSSEAIKNVDTIPSGSISLDIATGIGGIPKGRVTEIYGPESSGKTTLTLHIIAEAQKRGGKAVFIDAEHAFDPKYAKSIGVNLDDLIISQPDYGEQALEIAETLIRSGVIDVVVIDSVAALVPKAELEGDIEDSNVGLHARLMSKAMRVLKGAVNKSNTALILINQVREKVGVMFGNPETTTGGRAIKFFADMRMEVRKSDIKDAGEKVGSRVKVKVVKNKLAPPFKEAEFDVIYGEGISKEGEILDLGESLGIIKKSGAWYSYKDEKIGQGREKAREFLKQNPQIALEIEEKIREELLKNGA encoded by the coding sequence ATGGATAATTTGGACTTAGAAGTTAAGAAAAAAGCACTTGAAACTGCGATATCCCAGATAGAGAAAAGATACGGTAAAGGCTCTATTATGACCTTTTCATCCGAGGCTATAAAAAATGTTGATACAATTCCATCCGGCTCAATTTCCTTAGATATAGCGACAGGTATAGGTGGAATACCAAAAGGAAGGGTAACGGAAATATATGGACCGGAAAGCTCAGGGAAAACAACATTAACCCTTCATATTATAGCAGAAGCACAAAAAAGAGGAGGAAAGGCTGTTTTTATAGATGCAGAACATGCTTTTGACCCAAAATATGCAAAATCTATCGGTGTAAATCTTGATGATTTGATAATATCCCAGCCTGATTATGGAGAGCAAGCCCTTGAAATAGCAGAAACATTGATAAGAAGTGGTGTTATAGATGTAGTTGTTATTGACTCTGTAGCAGCCCTTGTCCCAAAAGCAGAGCTTGAAGGAGATATAGAGGATTCCAATGTAGGATTACATGCAAGATTAATGTCTAAGGCAATGAGAGTTTTAAAAGGAGCAGTAAATAAAAGCAATACAGCCTTAATCCTGATAAACCAAGTTAGAGAAAAGGTAGGGGTAATGTTTGGAAACCCTGAAACAACAACCGGTGGAAGAGCTATAAAATTCTTTGCAGATATGAGAATGGAAGTAAGAAAAAGCGATATAAAAGATGCCGGAGAAAAGGTAGGAAGCAGGGTAAAAGTAAAGGTAGTAAAAAACAAATTAGCACCACCATTTAAAGAAGCAGAATTTGATGTTATTTATGGAGAAGGCATATCAAAAGAAGGTGAGATATTAGATTTAGGAGAAAGCCTTGGAATAATTAAAAAAAGCGGAGCTTGGTATTCTTATAAAGATGAAAAGATAGGACAGGGAAGAGAAAAAGCAAGAGAGTTTTTAAAACAAAACCCACAGATAGCATTAGAAATAGAAGAAAAAATCAGAGAGGAACTATTGAAAAATGGAGCTTGA
- a CDS encoding type IV pilus twitching motility protein PilT, which produces MELDEILITAVNKKASDIHLKIGSKPKVRINTILETLEEFGIITPEDIAKFVTKIISKSETKKQELLENGEVDISYAIPKVSRFRVNIYKQRGTFAINLRVLKTKIPSFEELMLPEKLKEIALESRGLVLVTGPTGSGKSTTLAAMLDYRNQKEKETIITIEDPIEYVFQDKMCYIAQREVGLDTKSFYTGLRAALREDPDVILVGEMRDLETIETALRAAETGHFVLSTLHTQDAKDTLSRIINMFPPGEQNHLRILLAAVLKAVISQRLLPRKDGKGVVPAVEILINTGAVFEAIKDPDKFFMIQDLMEKGRKQYGMQTFDQAILDLYNQGLISYETALTYATNPSDVELKIKGVETASSEEDIFFGSI; this is translated from the coding sequence ATGGAGCTTGATGAGATACTTATAACTGCTGTAAATAAAAAAGCATCAGATATTCATCTAAAAATAGGTTCAAAACCAAAGGTAAGGATAAATACTATTTTAGAGACACTGGAAGAATTTGGTATTATTACACCGGAGGATATAGCTAAATTTGTAACTAAAATTATCTCTAAAAGTGAAACTAAAAAACAAGAATTATTAGAAAATGGAGAAGTAGATATATCTTACGCTATACCAAAAGTGAGTAGATTTAGGGTTAATATATATAAGCAAAGGGGAACATTTGCTATAAATTTAAGGGTTTTAAAAACCAAAATACCATCTTTTGAAGAATTGATGCTACCAGAAAAATTAAAAGAGATAGCATTAGAATCAAGAGGTCTTGTCCTTGTAACCGGTCCTACAGGGTCAGGAAAATCAACCACATTAGCAGCAATGCTTGATTATAGAAACCAAAAAGAAAAAGAAACTATAATAACAATTGAAGATCCAATAGAGTATGTTTTTCAAGATAAAATGTGTTATATTGCCCAGAGGGAAGTTGGACTTGATACAAAGAGTTTTTATACCGGTTTAAGGGCAGCTTTAAGGGAAGATCCTGATGTTATACTTGTTGGAGAGATGAGGGATTTAGAAACAATAGAAACAGCTCTTAGAGCAGCAGAAACAGGGCATTTTGTTTTATCTACCCTTCATACACAGGATGCAAAAGATACTTTAAGCAGAATAATTAATATGTTTCCACCAGGTGAACAAAATCATTTAAGAATACTCCTTGCAGCAGTTTTAAAAGCAGTTATATCCCAGAGACTTCTCCCAAGGAAAGATGGGAAAGGAGTTGTTCCTGCTGTAGAGATATTAATAAATACAGGAGCTGTATTTGAAGCAATCAAAGACCCTGATAAGTTCTTTATGATACAGGATTTAATGGAAAAAGGAAGAAAACAATATGGTATGCAAACCTTTGACCAGGCTATTTTAGATTTATACAATCAAGGTCTAATAAGTTATGAAACGGCTTTAACATATGCTACCAATCCTTCTGATGTTGAGCTTAAAATTAAAGGTGTTGAAACAGCAAGTAGCGAAGAAGATATATTCTTTGGAAGCATATGA
- a CDS encoding regulatory protein RecX produces MNIKKYAIILLSKRDYFEKELKEKLYKKGYSKEEIDNVIKELKEEGYINDEKLLNRYKELSLQKGYSTLKLKKKLYQKTEITQNLSEEEELLSALNLLEKSFKKEKNFINVVKFLKNRGFSWNTIQKAVKKFLDGE; encoded by the coding sequence ATGAATATAAAAAAATATGCAATTATTCTTCTTTCTAAAAGAGATTATTTTGAGAAAGAGTTAAAAGAAAAATTATACAAAAAAGGATACAGCAAAGAAGAGATAGATAATGTTATAAAAGAGCTAAAAGAAGAAGGATATATAAATGATGAAAAATTATTAAATAGATATAAAGAGTTATCTTTACAAAAAGGATACAGTACCCTGAAACTGAAAAAAAAGTTATATCAAAAAACTGAAATCACTCAAAATTTATCTGAAGAAGAGGAGTTATTATCTGCCTTAAATCTTTTAGAAAAATCATTTAAAAAAGAAAAAAATTTTATAAATGTAGTAAAATTTTTAAAGAATAGAGGTTTTAGCTGGAATACAATACAAAAGGCAGTAAAAAAATTTTTAGATGGAGAATAA
- a CDS encoding bifunctional riboflavin kinase/FAD synthetase gives MTKIIFEKDLPLKEITVCTIGNFDGVHKGHAEILKKLKEDAKIINAKSVVITFYPHPRNVIYKDKKICAITNLKTKLKLIKNFDIDYILVIEFRKQFYQQTAKQFMEFLKQNLNPAKIVIGEDWRFGYKKEGDIEFAKKYFDLDVVKPILTDNHKISSSQIREYLSEGDIEKAVELLGHEYFIIEEVIKGNNIGSKIGFPTINLKAETELCLKKGVYAGYSIINGNKYKSVINYGYRPTVDGKNLVMEAHIIEDYNIEKLPKEIAIQFEKFIREEKKFKDLEELKKQISEDIKTAKNILEKKDVLVK, from the coding sequence ATGACAAAGATTATATTTGAGAAAGATTTACCACTAAAAGAGATAACTGTATGCACCATAGGTAATTTTGATGGTGTCCATAAGGGACATGCAGAGATTTTAAAAAAGTTAAAAGAAGATGCAAAAATAATAAATGCAAAGTCTGTTGTAATAACATTTTACCCTCATCCAAGAAATGTTATTTACAAAGATAAAAAGATATGTGCAATCACAAATTTAAAAACCAAACTAAAATTGATAAAAAATTTTGATATTGATTATATATTAGTCATTGAGTTTAGAAAACAGTTTTATCAGCAAACTGCAAAACAATTTATGGAGTTTTTAAAACAAAATCTAAATCCTGCAAAAATAGTTATAGGGGAAGATTGGAGATTTGGATATAAAAAAGAAGGAGATATAGAGTTTGCTAAAAAATATTTTGATTTAGATGTTGTTAAACCTATCTTGACGGATAATCATAAAATAAGTAGTTCACAAATAAGGGAGTATCTATCAGAAGGAGATATAGAAAAAGCAGTGGAACTTTTGGGGCATGAATATTTTATTATAGAGGAAGTTATAAAAGGAAATAATATCGGTAGCAAAATTGGCTTTCCAACAATAAATTTAAAAGCAGAAACTGAGCTTTGCCTTAAAAAAGGTGTTTATGCCGGATATAGCATAATAAATGGAAATAAATATAAATCTGTGATAAATTACGGATACAGACCTACCGTAGATGGAAAAAATCTTGTTATGGAAGCCCATATTATAGAAGATTATAATATAGAGAAACTACCAAAAGAAATAGCAATACAGTTTGAAAAATTCATAAGAGAAGAAAAAAAATTTAAAGATTTAGAAGAGCTAAAAAAACAAATATCGGAAGATATAAAAACTGCAAAAAATATTTTGGAGAAAAAAGATGTATTGGTTAAATAG